The DNA sequence TTACAAGGCCTTTAAGTGCTGGAGTGAAGCGTTCGTCAGGTAGTTTTGTTGCTTCTTGTAATACGTGTTCGGCAAATGACGATGTTGGGTGAGTTCGCAAGAAACCCATAATTGCGCCACGTGCCTGCCTGTTGGTGCCCTCCCATTTTTGAGTAGTGCGTTTTGCGGCATGAGTATCGCTAGGATAGCCAGCATTTTTCCATCCGCATGTGTCGACGACGGGGCACGCTAAACATTGCGGGTTGCGAGCAGTGCAGATCAGGGCACCAAACTCCATGATTGCCGCGTTCCATCGCCATGCTTGCTCAGGTGCGATGGGGACGAATTTTTGGGCTCGGTCAAGTTCGGCTTTGGTTTGAGTTGGCGCCGGTAATGCCTCACCGTCCCAGCGAGCGAGCACGCGGCGAATATTAGTATCCAAAACAACGGAGTATTCTTCGTAGGCAAAAGCTAAAACAGCATCTGCGGTGTAGGGACCTATGCCGGGCAAACTCAGCAGGTCGATGCGCTGATGAGGAACTTCGCCGTCGAAACGATCAACGATTTCTCGGGCGCACTCGCGTAGCCGTAAGGCTCGGCGTGGATAGCCCATTTTATCCCATGCCAGTAAAACATCCGCGGGGGATGCGTGTGCCAGATCGGCGGGCGTGGGCCACCATTCTAACCAAGCGTACCATGTGGGTATCACGCGCGATACCGGTGTTTGTTGGCTCATGACTTCACACAGCAGTATTGCCCATGGGTCGCGTGTTTGCCGCCAGGGCAGTGCTCGGGCGTTACTTGTGAACCAGGTGGTTAATTCCCGATAGAGTAATACAAGATCTGGTTTAGTCATGGTTGTACGGTGGGGATAAGCCTAGCGGCGGCATCTGCGAGAGCTTTGCGTTGATTGGGAGTGAGGCGGTGGCCGTTAATATAATCGTGTGCCCATAAACCATCTGCAATGAGTTGGACGAGATAGGCTTGGCAGGCCTGCGCATCGGTGGTGATATTGTCTGGTGTAACTGTCCAATTATCGAGCTTATCTGCCCAGATAGCATAGATATCAGGATCGGATGAGGCATCAATAGCCATCATAAGTTCGGCACGGGTTGCTGCGTGCTGTGATACTGCAAGGTTGGCGCGTAGTTTTGTTTCGACGTCGATGGCTGCTGCCGGGTTAGTGACTGTTGCGAGGAGATGTTGTTCCCATTGACTGGCCATAAAGTGGTGGACTTCCCGGAGCATATGTTCGCGAGATGGAAAGTGGTAGATAAGACCCGATTTACTCATTCCGCTACGGTTTGCCACTGCTTCATAGGTGACACCGGAGATTCCCAACTCTTCGATGATATCGACGATCGTTTGGAGGATTTCAGTCTTTTTACTCGTTCGCATAGGGTGTTTCTTTCGGATTGCCGCGCAATGCGTAAGCGGTGAGGACTGTTGCAACTAGGGCGATAACTATCATAAGTAAAAGCATGTTTAAATAGGCAGTATCGTAGCCGGCGCGGGCAGTGGCAGCTAAGGTGGGATGAGATAATCCATCAAAAATTGAGGATGCTATTTCGGTAGGAACATTACGGCGATAGAAGAACGGCATCAAACTGCCAATTATTGCGACAGCAAATACCGTACCGAGTTCGTAGGACACTTCTTCGATAGCTGCTGCCATTCCAGCTTTAGTACGCGGAGCTGATCCAATGATGGCAGTTGATGAAACACTCATAGTTAATCCGATTCCGATCCCCATGAAGATGAGCCCAAGAATCGATAACCATAATAGATCACGATGAACGCCACTATACATGGCGGCAAGGCCGGCAGTAGATATCAGCAATCCCCCGGAAATAAGAGTTCTAAAGCCAACAATATGAACAACAGCTCCGCCGATTGCGGACGGTAAAAATGCGGCTAATGCGGCAACGGCTACGAGTAGTCCAGCTTGCAGTGGAGAAAACCCAGCTGACATTTGGAAACGTTGAGTGGTCATTAGTTCCGCTCCGCCAATGACGAACAGTGACATTCCAGCAGCTAAAACACCAGCAGTGAACATGCGGGAACGGAAAATTCCGAATTCGATCAATGGCTCAGGTTGGTTATCTTGGCGTAGCTTAAAGGCAACTGCGCCGATAACGCCCAATGTTAGAGAACCGGAAATAATCCAAAGATTATGTTGGCCGGATATTTCTTTGATGAACATGGTTATGCCAAGCATGGCAAGCATGGCATAAATACTAGAAAGCAAATCCCAATGTTTTTCATAGTTTGCGCGATTTGGAGGGGCAATAGCGAGGGTTGCGATAAAGGCGATGATGACGATTGGAAGGTTGATTAAAAATACTGATCCCCACCAAAAATGTTCAAGTAGAAAGCCACCAATAACAGGTCCTGCTGCCGCGCCCAGAGATGACGT is a window from the Arcanobacterium buesumense genome containing:
- a CDS encoding A/G-specific adenine glycosylase; this encodes MSQQTPVSRVIPTWYAWLEWWPTPADLAHASPADVLLAWDKMGYPRRALRLRECAREIVDRFDGEVPHQRIDLLSLPGIGPYTADAVLAFAYEEYSVVLDTNIRRVLARWDGEALPAPTQTKAELDRAQKFVPIAPEQAWRWNAAIMEFGALICTARNPQCLACPVVDTCGWKNAGYPSDTHAAKRTTQKWEGTNRQARGAIMGFLRTHPTSSFAEHVLQEATKLPDERFTPALKGLVTDGLISYENNGCYSLPHT
- a CDS encoding TetR/AcrR family transcriptional regulator; the protein is MRTSKKTEILQTIVDIIEELGISGVTYEAVANRSGMSKSGLIYHFPSREHMLREVHHFMASQWEQHLLATVTNPAAAIDVETKLRANLAVSQHAATRAELMMAIDASSDPDIYAIWADKLDNWTVTPDNITTDAQACQAYLVQLIADGLWAHDYINGHRLTPNQRKALADAAARLIPTVQP
- a CDS encoding MFS transporter, with amino-acid sequence MAMLSTPVTDGLSPTRRWLFLATLSSGLFLVAADNSILYTALPELREVLHTTELQNLWIINAYPLVLAGLLLGTGTLGDKIGHRRMWLIGLIVFAIASFAAAFAPGPWWLIGARAILGFAAATLMPATLALIRTTFHNPRDLATAIGIWAATSSLGAAAGPVIGGFLLEHFWWGSVFLINLPIVIIAFIATLAIAPPNRANYEKHWDLLSSIYAMLAMLGITMFIKEISGQHNLWIISGSLTLGVIGAVAFKLRQDNQPEPLIEFGIFRSRMFTAGVLAAGMSLFVIGGAELMTTQRFQMSAGFSPLQAGLLVAVAALAAFLPSAIGGAVVHIVGFRTLISGGLLISTAGLAAMYSGVHRDLLWLSILGLIFMGIGIGLTMSVSSTAIIGSAPRTKAGMAAAIEEVSYELGTVFAVAIIGSLMPFFYRRNVPTEIASSIFDGLSHPTLAATARAGYDTAYLNMLLLMIVIALVATVLTAYALRGNPKETPYANE